Proteins from a genomic interval of Amycolatopsis sp. cg13:
- a CDS encoding NUDIX hydrolase: MDDLERCVGGIVFDDQGRLLLIRRANDPGKGQWSLPGGRVEPGETDHEAVVRELREETGLDVRPHTLAGSVVRGVYDIHDYECTWTGGILTAGDDATDARWVNSAELVNLDEAGHLVDQLLITLRDWNELPAA, translated from the coding sequence ATGGACGATCTCGAACGCTGCGTCGGCGGCATTGTGTTCGACGACCAGGGCAGACTCCTGCTCATCCGGCGCGCGAACGATCCAGGGAAAGGCCAGTGGTCACTGCCCGGCGGACGCGTGGAACCGGGCGAAACGGACCACGAAGCGGTGGTCCGCGAGCTCCGCGAAGAGACCGGACTGGACGTGAGACCGCACACATTGGCCGGGTCCGTCGTCCGCGGGGTCTACGACATCCACGACTACGAATGCACGTGGACCGGCGGAATCCTCACCGCGGGCGACGACGCCACCGACGCGCGGTGGGTCAACTCGGCCGAACTGGTCAATTTAGACGAAGCGGGCCACCTGGTGGACCAGCTCCTGATAACCCTGCGTGACTGGAATGAGTTGCCCGCCGCGTAA
- a CDS encoding DUF2332 domain-containing protein → MALEKIKQTLRRFAETEARGVSPLYDHLATHAAEDDDVAALLTDARGGEARGTLLFAAAHRLVQADPIHPLSRYYPSVGGFDGVDGETWPLFRSFLLERADQAREIISTRYTQTNEVRRAALLYPAVAAAAKEAGGKIALLEVGCSAGLLLGLDRFGYRYQCDGGEQLTAGPAKAAVGLHCAIDVADGAKLPKLPKKVAVAARAGLDRAPVDLSDEDELAWLEACVWADQVDRIRLLRTAAAEQRKHTPELIAGDAVDDLASAAARLPEELPLVVLTSHALAYVWDRRADFVAELGRLSSTRPVWWVSQEFYKAGLETVLPGRDDLSSGDSADGEPAMAVLGLTTWINGKPEARALARTAPHGQRMTWLP, encoded by the coding sequence ATCGCCCTGGAGAAGATCAAGCAGACGCTGCGCAGGTTCGCCGAGACGGAGGCGCGCGGGGTTTCGCCGCTGTACGACCACCTCGCCACGCACGCGGCCGAGGACGACGACGTCGCCGCGCTCCTGACCGACGCCCGCGGCGGAGAAGCGCGCGGCACCTTGCTGTTCGCCGCCGCGCACCGGCTGGTGCAGGCGGATCCGATTCATCCGCTGTCGCGCTATTACCCGTCGGTCGGCGGTTTCGACGGCGTCGACGGCGAGACGTGGCCGTTGTTCCGCTCGTTCCTGCTGGAGCGCGCGGACCAGGCTCGCGAGATCATCTCGACCCGCTACACGCAGACGAACGAGGTGCGTCGCGCCGCCCTGCTGTACCCGGCGGTCGCGGCGGCGGCGAAGGAAGCGGGCGGCAAGATCGCGCTGCTCGAGGTCGGCTGCAGCGCGGGATTGCTGCTGGGGCTCGACCGGTTCGGTTACCGCTATCAGTGCGACGGTGGCGAGCAGCTCACCGCTGGCCCGGCTAAGGCCGCGGTCGGGCTGCACTGCGCGATCGATGTCGCGGACGGCGCGAAGTTGCCCAAGCTGCCCAAGAAGGTCGCTGTCGCGGCCCGAGCGGGGCTGGACCGGGCTCCGGTGGACCTTTCGGACGAGGACGAGTTGGCGTGGCTGGAGGCGTGCGTCTGGGCCGATCAGGTCGACCGGATCCGGCTGCTGCGCACGGCTGCCGCGGAACAGCGGAAGCACACCCCGGAGCTGATCGCCGGGGACGCGGTGGACGACCTTGCGTCGGCGGCCGCGCGGCTGCCGGAGGAACTGCCGCTGGTGGTGCTGACGAGCCACGCGCTGGCATACGTCTGGGACCGGCGGGCGGACTTCGTGGCCGAACTGGGGCGGCTGTCCTCGACCCGGCCGGTGTGGTGGGTCAGCCAGGAGTTCTACAAGGCTGGGCTGGAAACGGTCTTGCCCGGACGGGACGACCTGTCCTCGGGCGATTCGGCCGACGGCGAGCCCGCGATGGCGGTGCTCGGGCTGACGACCTGGATAAACGGGAAACCCGAGGCCCGCGCGCTGGCCCGGACGGCGCCGCACGGGCAGCGGATGACCTGGCTGCCCTGA
- a CDS encoding MaoC family dehydratase: protein MQFGRYYEEFEVGAVYKHWPGKTVTEYDDHLFCLITMNHHPLHLDAHYAGETTDFGKNVVVGNYIYSLLLGMSVPDVSGKAIANLEVESLKHVKPTFHGDTIYGETEVLDKTPSKSKDDRGVVYVETRGYKQDGTIVCIFRRKVMVPKRSYGDTRGGEQPGRPTPHE, encoded by the coding sequence GTGCAATTCGGCCGGTATTACGAGGAGTTCGAGGTCGGCGCGGTCTACAAGCACTGGCCCGGCAAGACCGTCACCGAATACGACGACCATCTGTTCTGCCTGATCACGATGAACCACCACCCGCTGCACCTGGACGCGCACTACGCGGGCGAGACGACCGATTTCGGCAAGAACGTCGTGGTCGGCAACTACATCTACTCGCTGCTGCTCGGCATGTCGGTGCCCGACGTGTCCGGGAAGGCCATCGCGAACCTCGAGGTCGAATCGCTCAAGCACGTGAAGCCGACCTTCCACGGCGACACGATTTACGGCGAGACCGAGGTGCTCGACAAGACCCCGTCGAAGTCCAAGGACGACCGGGGAGTGGTGTATGTCGAGACACGGGGGTACAAACAGGACGGCACCATCGTGTGCATTTTCCGGCGCAAAGTGATGGTGCCGAAACGGTCCTACGGCGACACCCGCGGCGGCGAACAGCCCGGCCGCCCGACGCCGCACGAGTGA
- the corA gene encoding magnesium/cobalt transporter CorA, which translates to MPAIPSLGGLRGRGNNRAKANLDRPIPVPLSAYVVDCAVYVDGKRLPGRWTHAEAIREVRKRHAGFVWIGLHEPDSDQIQGIADTFGLHELAVEDALEAHQRPKLERYDDTLFLVLKTVRYVEHQSPTTANEIVETGELMVFLGRDFVITVRHGNHSGLARLRRDLDDDPERLALGAAAVVHAIADHVVDHYLEVTSRIEADIDEIEAQVFAPRSSVSAEQIYLMKREVLELRRAVVPLATPVSRLAEGYTRLVPDEVRSYFRDVADHLATVSERVAAFDELLSTLVDATVAKISLQQNTDMRKITAWAAIITVPTMVAGIYGMNFDYMPELHWQFGYPIVVTIILAICLLLYRIFRKNGWL; encoded by the coding sequence ATGCCTGCCATTCCCTCGCTTGGCGGCCTTCGCGGCCGCGGCAACAACCGGGCCAAGGCCAATCTCGACCGGCCGATCCCGGTGCCGCTGTCGGCGTACGTCGTCGATTGCGCGGTGTATGTCGACGGCAAGCGGCTGCCCGGGCGCTGGACGCACGCCGAGGCGATCCGCGAGGTGCGCAAGCGGCACGCGGGTTTCGTCTGGATCGGCCTGCACGAGCCCGATTCCGACCAGATCCAGGGCATCGCGGACACCTTCGGCCTGCACGAACTGGCCGTCGAGGACGCGCTGGAGGCGCATCAGCGGCCGAAGCTGGAACGCTACGACGACACGCTGTTCCTGGTGCTGAAGACCGTCCGCTACGTCGAGCACCAGTCGCCGACCACGGCGAACGAGATCGTGGAAACCGGCGAACTGATGGTGTTCCTCGGCCGCGATTTCGTGATCACCGTCCGGCACGGCAACCACTCCGGCCTCGCCCGGCTGCGCCGTGACCTCGACGACGACCCGGAGCGGCTCGCCCTCGGCGCGGCGGCGGTCGTGCACGCGATCGCCGACCACGTGGTCGACCACTACCTGGAGGTCACCAGCCGGATCGAGGCGGACATCGACGAGATCGAGGCGCAGGTGTTCGCGCCGCGGTCGTCGGTGAGCGCCGAGCAGATCTACCTGATGAAGCGGGAAGTGCTCGAACTGCGGCGCGCGGTGGTCCCGCTCGCCACGCCGGTGTCGCGGCTCGCCGAGGGCTACACGCGGCTGGTGCCCGACGAGGTCCGCTCGTATTTCCGCGACGTCGCCGACCACCTCGCGACGGTGTCCGAACGCGTCGCGGCGTTCGACGAACTGCTCAGCACCCTGGTCGACGCGACAGTCGCGAAGATCTCGCTGCAGCAGAACACCGACATGCGCAAGATCACCGCGTGGGCGGCGATCATCACGGTGCCCACGATGGTCGCGGGCATCTACGGCATGAACTTCGACTACATGCCCGAGCTGCATTGGCAGTTCGGCTATCCGATCGTGGTCACGATCATTCTCGCGATCTGTCTGCTGCTGTACCGAATATTCCGGAAGAACGGCTGGCTGTAG
- a CDS encoding metallophosphoesterase → MPKALVVADEADERLWTSAVRSLRVDLVVAAGDLPFAYLEFLAGMLDVPCVFVPGNHDPDLSGFTRYGGLSMKDGFPTEWPGPAGGINADGRIVDVAGLRIAGLGGSIRYRDGPNQWTQRQQARRARRLERRFRWRKWRDGNGIDILLTHSPPRNLGDREDPPHQGFTCLHRTIETLRPQWLLHGHIHPHGEPVPDRVAGHTRIRNVVGYQVMEFPR, encoded by the coding sequence ATGCCGAAAGCGCTGGTGGTGGCCGACGAGGCCGACGAGCGGCTGTGGACCTCCGCGGTCCGCTCGCTGCGGGTCGACCTCGTCGTCGCCGCCGGCGATCTGCCGTTCGCGTATCTCGAGTTCCTCGCCGGCATGCTCGACGTGCCGTGCGTGTTCGTTCCGGGCAATCACGATCCGGACCTGAGCGGCTTCACCCGTTACGGCGGACTGTCCATGAAGGACGGTTTCCCGACCGAATGGCCCGGCCCGGCCGGCGGAATCAACGCCGACGGCCGGATCGTCGACGTCGCCGGTCTGCGCATCGCCGGGCTCGGCGGTTCCATCCGTTACCGCGACGGCCCGAATCAATGGACGCAACGCCAGCAGGCGCGCCGGGCCCGGCGGCTGGAACGGCGTTTCCGGTGGCGGAAATGGCGCGATGGCAACGGAATCGACATCCTGCTGACGCATTCGCCGCCGCGGAATCTCGGCGACCGCGAAGATCCGCCGCACCAAGGTTTCACCTGCCTGCACCGCACGATCGAAACCCTGCGGCCGCAATGGCTGCTGCACGGACACATCCATCCGCACGGCGAACCGGTGCCCGACCGCGTGGCAGGGCATACCCGGATCCGCAATGTGGTGGGCTATCAGGTGATGGAGTTCCCGCGATGA
- a CDS encoding chromosome partitioning protein ParB, protein MTRPTGFPRADAENDFLRARRRQVLSRLSTWLRREPDDVNIMLPFHEVVQALGYVSEARIGTRVITLDSIVGTVDRSRDFDRRFRPTSARVRQRWERLALAARRGEAIPPIEVYRIGELHFIIDGHHRVSVALAQGLSTIEASVIAVRTKLNPSGIRYRGDLIVKDYRRLFLERVPLSGHARASVLVTDPWNYAQLGEHVEAWGFRLMQDEGRFTDRATVAQRWFDEEFTPVVAMLRQADLIGDRTEAEAYLWVACERYRLIRTHRWDEEVIETLRSQQ, encoded by the coding sequence ATGACCCGACCGACCGGTTTCCCGCGCGCTGACGCCGAAAACGACTTCCTGCGAGCCCGCCGCCGGCAAGTGCTGTCGCGGCTTTCCACGTGGCTGCGCCGGGAACCCGACGACGTCAACATCATGCTGCCGTTCCACGAAGTGGTGCAGGCGCTCGGTTACGTCAGCGAAGCGCGGATCGGGACGCGAGTGATCACTTTGGACTCGATCGTCGGCACCGTGGACCGGAGCCGCGATTTCGACCGCCGCTTCCGTCCCACTTCCGCCCGGGTCCGGCAACGCTGGGAACGACTCGCGCTGGCCGCCCGCCGCGGCGAAGCGATCCCGCCGATCGAGGTGTACCGCATCGGCGAACTGCACTTCATCATCGATGGCCACCACCGGGTTTCGGTCGCACTGGCGCAGGGACTGTCCACAATAGAAGCTTCGGTGATTGCCGTGCGCACCAAGCTGAATCCGAGCGGCATCCGGTATCGCGGCGACCTGATCGTGAAGGACTACCGGCGGCTGTTCCTGGAACGAGTCCCGCTGTCCGGCCATGCCCGCGCTTCGGTGCTGGTGACGGATCCGTGGAACTACGCGCAACTCGGCGAACACGTCGAGGCGTGGGGTTTCCGGCTCATGCAAGACGAAGGCCGGTTCACCGACCGCGCGACCGTCGCGCAACGGTGGTTCGACGAGGAATTCACGCCGGTGGTGGCGATGCTCCGGCAAGCCGACCTGATCGGCGACCGCACCGAGGCCGAGGCGTACCTGTGGGTCGCGTGCGAGCGGTACCGGCTGATCCGGACGCACCGCTGGGACGAGGAGGTCATCGAAACGCTGCGCTCCCAGCAGTGA
- a CDS encoding ClpX C4-type zinc finger protein, whose product MTSYCSFCLKPADEVAKLIAGSGVYICDGCVGLCGQILAGEHEPGTPEVTLWERKSDEEILESIPRMAKVSAQTDARIQEQVDLLRTRGVAWARIGEALGVTRQSAWERFSAERK is encoded by the coding sequence ATGACTTCGTACTGCTCGTTCTGCCTGAAACCGGCCGACGAGGTGGCCAAACTGATCGCCGGATCGGGCGTCTACATCTGCGATGGCTGCGTCGGGCTGTGCGGCCAGATTCTGGCCGGGGAACACGAGCCTGGAACGCCCGAGGTGACGCTGTGGGAGCGGAAATCGGACGAGGAAATCCTGGAGAGCATCCCGCGGATGGCGAAGGTGAGCGCGCAGACGGACGCGCGGATCCAGGAGCAGGTGGATTTGCTGCGGACGCGCGGGGTGGCGTGGGCGCGGATCGGCGAGGCGCTGGGCGTGACGCGGCAGTCGGCCTGGGAGCGGTTTTCCGCCGAGCGGAAATGA
- a CDS encoding PspC domain-containing protein: MTAPVTHRLSRPREGRMIGGVCAGLARRFGTTPGKIRVLALVSCLLPGPQFIGYLILWAIIPSD, translated from the coding sequence ATGACCGCACCTGTCACCCACCGGCTGAGCCGGCCGCGAGAGGGGCGCATGATCGGCGGCGTTTGCGCCGGGCTGGCCCGTCGCTTCGGGACCACGCCGGGCAAGATCCGGGTGCTCGCGCTGGTCTCGTGCCTGCTGCCGGGGCCGCAGTTCATCGGATATCTGATCCTGTGGGCCATCATCCCCAGCGACTGA
- a CDS encoding DUF4265 domain-containing protein yields the protein MPEQPSDLDQPTHVKVVFELPSDGEDWPPFSREGLWAVPLDRPDHVRLDNVPWFARDAAEGDVFRVEPDADGVLRPVERVEWSGNCTIRMIVWPDGPFAGDLGRVLDRFAPFGFEGERFDQFGMVGFTVPPEADLVAAKRVLNAGRADGSWAYEEGCVSREWQAAG from the coding sequence GTGCCTGAACAACCCAGCGACCTAGATCAGCCGACCCACGTCAAGGTCGTGTTCGAACTCCCCTCCGACGGCGAGGATTGGCCGCCGTTCAGCCGTGAAGGGCTGTGGGCGGTTCCGCTGGACCGGCCGGACCACGTGCGGCTGGACAACGTCCCGTGGTTCGCCCGCGACGCGGCCGAGGGCGACGTCTTCCGTGTCGAGCCGGACGCGGACGGGGTGCTGCGGCCCGTCGAACGGGTGGAGTGGTCGGGGAACTGCACCATCCGGATGATCGTCTGGCCGGACGGCCCGTTCGCGGGCGATTTGGGCCGCGTGCTCGACCGCTTCGCGCCGTTCGGTTTCGAGGGCGAACGGTTCGACCAATTCGGCATGGTCGGGTTCACCGTCCCGCCGGAAGCCGATCTCGTCGCGGCGAAGCGGGTGCTCAACGCGGGCCGGGCAGACGGTTCGTGGGCTTACGAGGAAGGCTGCGTCAGCCGGGAATGGCAAGCCGCCGGGTAG
- a CDS encoding ABC transporter ATP-binding protein, producing MAEIVLDKVSKRYPDGALAVSEVDITIADGEFIILVGPSGCGKSTTLNMVAGLEDISSGELRIDGKRVNEKAPKDRDIAMVFQSYALYPHMSVRENMAFPLRLAKVDDKIVRSKVEEAATILDLTQHLDRKPANLSGGQRQRVAMGRAIVRNPKAFLMDEPLSNLDAKLRGQMRTSVSKIQKQLGTTTLYVTHDQTEAMTLGDRVVVLRAGYVQQIGSPQFLYDNPANLFVAGFIGSPSMNFVPATLENGELRSSLGTTPLTDRIRRMAEAADAPREVIMGIRPEHFEDAALAESGRESATFTAHVDVLESMGSEKFAHFTVDGGVASSADLAELAADSGSADVPGAESLIVARLSAESAAAENQDLRISFDADKVKLFDPSNGRNLTYSD from the coding sequence ATGGCTGAAATCGTTCTCGACAAGGTTTCCAAGCGCTACCCCGACGGCGCGCTCGCGGTGTCCGAAGTGGACATCACGATCGCCGACGGCGAGTTCATCATCCTGGTCGGCCCGTCCGGCTGCGGGAAGTCGACCACGCTGAACATGGTCGCCGGGCTGGAGGACATCTCCTCGGGCGAACTGCGCATCGACGGCAAGCGGGTCAACGAAAAGGCCCCGAAGGACCGGGACATCGCGATGGTGTTCCAGTCGTACGCGCTGTACCCGCACATGAGCGTGCGGGAAAACATGGCGTTCCCGCTGCGGCTGGCCAAAGTGGACGACAAGATCGTCCGGTCCAAAGTGGAGGAAGCGGCGACGATCCTCGACCTGACCCAGCATCTCGACCGCAAACCGGCCAACCTGTCCGGCGGGCAGCGGCAGCGGGTGGCGATGGGCCGGGCGATCGTCCGCAACCCCAAGGCGTTCCTGATGGACGAGCCACTGTCCAACTTGGACGCGAAACTGCGCGGCCAGATGCGTACCTCGGTGTCCAAGATTCAGAAGCAGCTGGGCACGACCACGCTGTACGTCACGCACGACCAGACCGAGGCGATGACCCTCGGCGACCGCGTCGTGGTGCTGCGGGCCGGGTACGTGCAGCAGATCGGTTCGCCGCAGTTCCTGTACGACAACCCGGCGAACCTGTTCGTGGCCGGATTCATCGGCTCGCCGTCGATGAACTTCGTCCCCGCGACGCTCGAAAACGGGGAGCTCCGCAGTTCGCTGGGCACCACCCCGCTCACCGACCGGATCCGCCGGATGGCCGAAGCGGCGGACGCCCCGCGCGAGGTGATCATGGGCATCCGCCCGGAGCACTTCGAGGACGCCGCACTGGCCGAATCGGGCCGGGAGAGCGCGACCTTCACCGCGCACGTGGACGTGCTGGAGTCGATGGGTTCGGAGAAGTTCGCGCACTTCACCGTGGACGGCGGGGTCGCCAGCTCGGCCGACCTGGCGGAACTGGCCGCGGACAGCGGTTCGGCCGACGTCCCCGGTGCGGAATCGCTGATCGTGGCCCGGCTGTCGGCCGAATCGGCCGCCGCGGAGAACCAGGACCTGCGGATCTCGTTCGACGCGGACAAGGTGAAGCTCTTCGACCCGTCCAACGGGCGAAACCTCACCTACTCCGACTGA
- a CDS encoding carbohydrate ABC transporter permease yields the protein MAIGGAATTGRKVGWGLLDILVLVFAIVPVLWVLSLSFKTKATLTDGNFIPVEWTLKNYADIFQTTEFLRALVNSIGIAVISTVIAVVLGTMAAYAIARLDFPGKQLLVGLSLLIAMFPQVSLVTPLFNIERGLGLFDTWPGLILPYITFALPLSIYTLSAFFREIPWELEKAAKMDGATPAQAFRKVIAPLAAPGVFTTAILVFILCWNDFLFAISLTSTESSRTVPAALSFFTGSSQFEDPTGQVCAAAVVITVPIILFVLFFQRRIVAGLTSGAVKG from the coding sequence ATGGCCATCGGAGGTGCGGCCACGACCGGCCGCAAAGTGGGCTGGGGCCTGCTCGACATTCTGGTGCTGGTGTTCGCGATCGTCCCGGTGCTGTGGGTGCTTTCGCTGTCGTTCAAGACGAAAGCGACGCTCACCGACGGCAATTTCATCCCGGTGGAATGGACGCTCAAGAATTACGCGGACATTTTCCAGACCACAGAGTTCCTGCGCGCGCTGGTGAACTCGATCGGCATCGCGGTGATCTCCACGGTCATCGCGGTGGTGCTGGGCACGATGGCGGCGTACGCGATCGCCCGGCTGGACTTCCCCGGGAAGCAACTGCTGGTAGGGCTTTCCCTGCTGATCGCGATGTTCCCGCAGGTCTCGCTGGTCACCCCGCTGTTCAACATCGAACGCGGACTCGGCCTTTTCGACACCTGGCCGGGGCTGATCCTGCCCTACATCACGTTCGCGCTGCCGCTGTCGATCTACACGCTGTCCGCGTTCTTCCGGGAAATCCCGTGGGAGCTGGAAAAGGCGGCGAAGATGGACGGCGCGACGCCGGCGCAGGCGTTCCGGAAGGTAATCGCGCCGCTGGCCGCGCCGGGCGTGTTCACCACGGCGATCCTGGTGTTCATCCTTTGCTGGAACGACTTCCTGTTCGCCATCTCGCTGACGTCCACCGAGTCGTCGCGCACGGTGCCGGCGGCGTTGTCGTTCTTCACCGGGTCCTCGCAGTTCGAGGACCCGACTGGCCAGGTGTGCGCGGCTGCGGTCGTGATCACGGTGCCGATCATCCTGTTCGTGTTGTTTTTCCAGCGTCGCATCGTGGCGGGGCTGACGTCCGGTGCGGTGAAGGGCTGA